The uncultured Sunxiuqinia sp. genomic sequence GAACTTTTTCCACTGAATCGAGCATGGATGCTGTTTTATGTTTTGGAAATACGCTGGTACATTTGGATTCGATCAATGAAATTGCTCAATTTTTTAAAGCTGTTGCTAAAGCATTAAAGCCGGGAGGAAGATTTATGATTCAGATTCTGAACTACGAGTACATTCTTGATCATGAAGTGGAAGAACTCCCATTGATCGATACTCCCAAGATAAGCTTTATCCGGAAATACGATTTGCCGACAGAAGATGAAGAAAAGGTCATTTTTAATACCGAGTTGGTGATTAAAAATAGTCGCGAATCATTATTTCATGCTTCTCGATTACTCCCGATAAGAAAAGATGACTTAAATGCTTTGCTTAAACACTATGGCTTTGAGCGCATGGTTTATTATGCGAATTTCCAGAAGAAGCCTTACGGTGGGAATCATTTACCACTGATTGTTACTGCAGAACGATCAGCTTCTTAGTTAATTCTTTTTTTCCTATTGGGGTTTTCCACCAAGGTACAAAACCACTCAAGAGAGCCATAATCAGACATATGCCTGATTATGGTTGTTTGTTTCGACGGACGTAACTTATCTTGCCCAGGCCTATATATTATCGGAGTACAAGACAACGAATATTTTCTG encodes the following:
- a CDS encoding methyltransferase domain-containing protein, translated to MKIDQTIFYSSIAMYYNQIFPLNEDQIQFVKTSLGSLDGKNILDIGCSTGQLAMKLASVGAQVTAIDLNEEMIKLAQSENHFPGLSFQVGNMLEVGTFSTESSMDAVLCFGNTLVHLDSINEIAQFFKAVAKALKPGGRFMIQILNYEYILDHEVEELPLIDTPKISFIRKYDLPTEDEEKVIFNTELVIKNSRESLFHASRLLPIRKDDLNALLKHYGFERMVYYANFQKKPYGGNHLPLIVTAERSAS